A region from the Paraurantiacibacter namhicola genome encodes:
- a CDS encoding glycine zipper 2TM domain-containing protein, whose translation MTKLLPAAGLALAASALTLPAAPAMAAELPAAPAAITHVLDQHAPGLEIAEHGRHRKWKRGHRHGGYERYDDRYDDRYDRRGQRYYDEPVYRNTRVWRGNDGRVYCRKSDGTTGLIIGAAAGALLGREIDKNGDRTIGTVLGAAAGAIIGKNLDDGVRCR comes from the coding sequence ATGACGAAACTTCTTCCCGCCGCCGGCCTTGCGCTGGCCGCTTCCGCCCTGACGCTTCCCGCAGCCCCGGCCATGGCGGCCGAGCTGCCTGCCGCGCCTGCTGCCATCACCCATGTGCTGGACCAGCATGCGCCCGGCTTGGAAATTGCCGAGCATGGCCGCCACCGTAAGTGGAAGAGGGGCCATCGCCACGGCGGTTACGAGCGGTATGACGACCGCTACGACGATCGCTACGACCGCCGGGGCCAGCGCTATTATGACGAGCCGGTCTATCGCAACACGCGCGTCTGGCGCGGGAATGACGGGCGCGTCTATTGCCGCAAGAGCGACGGGACGACCGGGCTGATCATCGGTGCCGCAGCGGGCGCGCTGCTGGGCCGCGAGATCGACAAGAACGGTGACCGCACCATCGGGACCGTGCTGGGCGCAGCTGCCGGTGCCATCATCGGCAAGAACCTGGACGACGGCGTTCGTTGCCGCTGA
- the rarD gene encoding EamA family transporter RarD, with protein MDTSPDQQRELKRGLLQALGAHMFWGAMPLYLILVQSVPDVEFVAWRILFSLPLCLLMLRFTSGVGEVRVAIRDGATMLRLLASAVLIAVNWVVYVWAIHEGHVLAASLGYYITPFVMMLLGLVLLRERLGTVQWLAVALAALGVGVLAVGAPTTLWVSIVLAFSFATYGFVRKTVKAGALAGLTLETLLLVPAALATVLYYAFQPAGSALLQGWDVALAVAFGGAMTAIPLFLFASGARRLPYTLTGFVQFTAPTIVFILGLTVFGEELDPARLLAFVAIWCAVGLFIVSILRGRRSAKATPQRA; from the coding sequence GTGGACACCTCCCCCGATCAGCAGCGCGAGTTGAAGCGCGGCCTGTTGCAGGCCCTCGGCGCGCACATGTTCTGGGGTGCGATGCCGCTGTACCTGATCCTGGTGCAGAGCGTGCCGGACGTGGAGTTCGTCGCCTGGCGTATCCTCTTCAGCCTTCCACTGTGCCTGCTGATGCTGCGCTTCACATCCGGGGTTGGCGAGGTGCGCGTGGCCATTCGCGACGGCGCGACGATGCTGCGCCTGCTGGCGAGCGCGGTGCTGATTGCGGTCAATTGGGTCGTCTATGTCTGGGCAATCCACGAAGGGCACGTCCTGGCTGCCAGCCTTGGCTATTACATCACGCCCTTTGTCATGATGCTGCTGGGCCTGGTCCTGCTGCGCGAGCGGCTGGGCACGGTGCAATGGCTGGCCGTGGCGCTGGCGGCGCTGGGCGTGGGTGTGCTGGCCGTGGGCGCGCCGACAACGCTGTGGGTCAGCATCGTGCTCGCCTTCAGCTTCGCTACTTACGGCTTCGTCCGCAAGACGGTGAAGGCTGGTGCGCTGGCCGGGCTGACGCTGGAGACGCTACTGCTGGTTCCGGCGGCGCTGGCCACCGTCCTATATTACGCCTTCCAGCCTGCGGGTTCCGCCCTGCTTCAGGGATGGGACGTCGCGCTGGCCGTGGCCTTTGGCGGGGCGATGACGGCGATCCCGCTGTTCCTCTTCGCATCGGGCGCGCGGCGCCTGCCCTATACGCTGACCGGCTTCGTGCAGTTCACCGCGCCCACCATCGTGTTCATCCTGGGCCTGACGGTCTTCGGCGAAGAGCTGGACCCGGCGCGGCTGCTGGCCTTCGTCGCCATCTGGTGCGCGGTGGGGCTATTCATCGTCTCGATCCTGCGCGGCAGGCGGTCGGCCAAGGCAACGCCGCAGAGGGCCTAG
- the pyrC gene encoding dihydroorotase gives MTDTLTIRRPDDWHVHLRDGDILRGVAPYTARQFARAIVMPNLSPPVTDRHRAADYRARIMAAVPESMAFTPLMTCYLTDDTDPADVAEGFANGVFTAAKLYPANATTNSAHGVTDVANIMPVLERMAEIGMVLCVHGEVTDAHVDVFDREKEFIDRTLALLVERLPQLKVVFEHITTSDAVDFVDASGPQVAATVTPQHLWINRNAMLVGGIRPHAYCLPVAKREEHRLALRRAVTSGSAKYFLGTDSAPHDRAAKESACGCAGIFNAPHALESYATVFDQEGALEHFEAFASENGPRFYGLPLNEGTVTLERAEVQVVDTIDAAGTPVVPFHAGETIGWRFVG, from the coding sequence ATGACCGACACGCTGACAATCCGCCGCCCAGACGACTGGCACGTTCACCTTCGCGATGGCGATATCCTGCGCGGCGTCGCGCCTTATACCGCGCGCCAGTTCGCCCGTGCGATCGTGATGCCCAATCTCTCGCCCCCGGTCACCGACCGCCACCGCGCCGCCGATTACCGTGCGCGTATCATGGCAGCCGTGCCCGAAAGCATGGCCTTCACGCCGCTGATGACCTGTTACCTGACCGACGACACCGATCCGGCGGACGTGGCCGAAGGCTTCGCGAACGGCGTCTTCACCGCCGCCAAGCTGTACCCTGCCAATGCCACGACGAACTCCGCGCACGGCGTGACGGATGTGGCGAATATCATGCCGGTGCTGGAGCGGATGGCCGAGATCGGCATGGTCCTGTGCGTGCATGGCGAGGTGACCGATGCGCATGTCGACGTGTTCGACCGCGAGAAGGAATTCATCGACCGCACGCTCGCCCTGCTGGTGGAGCGCCTGCCGCAGCTGAAGGTGGTGTTCGAACACATCACCACTTCGGACGCGGTCGATTTCGTGGATGCGAGCGGCCCGCAGGTCGCCGCCACGGTCACGCCGCAGCATCTCTGGATCAATCGCAACGCCATGCTGGTGGGCGGCATCCGCCCGCATGCCTACTGCCTGCCGGTGGCCAAGCGCGAGGAGCACCGCCTTGCCCTGCGCCGCGCGGTCACGAGCGGTTCGGCCAAGTATTTCCTCGGCACGGACAGCGCCCCGCATGACCGCGCGGCCAAGGAAAGCGCCTGTGGCTGCGCGGGCATTTTCAACGCGCCGCATGCGCTGGAAAGCTATGCGACCGTCTTCGACCAGGAAGGCGCGCTCGAACATTTCGAGGCTTTTGCCAGCGAGAACGGCCCGCGCTTCTACGGCCTGCCGCTGAACGAAGGCACGGTGACGCTGGAGCGGGCCGAGGTGCAGGTGGTCGACACTATAGATGCGGCCGGTACGCCTGTCGTGCCGTTCCACGCAGGCGAGACGATTGGCTGGCGCTTCGTGGGCTAG
- a CDS encoding patatin-like phospholipase family protein, whose amino-acid sequence MAFDPSQFAQVVFSGGGIRCFWHGGFLSELGDIEAFAPQRISGVSGGALSGAAWIGGVETDLRAVMDEAFRHTQSNIAAGKSNYTPHEEVYRAVVETALDARAIERICDGPSFQIFLSAPPRWMPAKLMAALMLVAYKADQNVRSTPHLEWPRALGLQNLCVDARAAARQGTLVDLIVAAATIPPVFDVPVWEGRRVLDGGMHDKAPMPQPDEGRTFVLMTSRYDNCPDVPGRTYVMPSEAVAADKIDFTQPDKVQQTWDQGVRDAKSWLASGDTAD is encoded by the coding sequence ATGGCATTCGATCCCTCACAATTCGCCCAGGTCGTTTTCAGCGGCGGCGGCATCCGCTGCTTCTGGCATGGCGGCTTCCTGTCCGAGCTCGGCGATATCGAGGCCTTCGCGCCCCAGCGCATCTCGGGTGTATCCGGCGGCGCTCTGTCGGGCGCCGCGTGGATCGGCGGCGTGGAGACGGACCTGCGCGCCGTGATGGACGAGGCATTCCGCCACACGCAGAGCAACATCGCGGCAGGCAAGAGCAATTATACGCCGCACGAGGAAGTGTACCGCGCGGTGGTGGAAACCGCGCTGGATGCGCGCGCGATCGAGCGGATCTGCGACGGGCCTTCCTTCCAGATTTTCCTTTCCGCCCCGCCGCGCTGGATGCCGGCCAAGCTGATGGCGGCGCTGATGCTGGTGGCATACAAGGCGGACCAGAACGTGCGCTCCACCCCGCACCTGGAATGGCCGCGCGCGCTGGGCCTGCAGAACCTGTGCGTCGATGCGCGGGCCGCGGCGCGGCAGGGCACGCTGGTGGACCTGATCGTCGCCGCTGCCACCATCCCGCCCGTGTTCGACGTGCCCGTGTGGGAAGGGCGCCGCGTGCTGGATGGCGGCATGCATGACAAGGCGCCCATGCCCCAGCCCGATGAGGGGCGCACATTCGTCCTGATGACCAGCCGGTATGACAATTGCCCCGATGTGCCGGGCCGCACCTATGTGATGCCGAGCGAGGCGGTGGCGGCGGATAAGATCGACTTCACGCAGCCGGATAAGGTGCAGCAGACGTGGGACCAGGGCGTGCGTGACGCCAAAAGCTGGCTGGCAAGCGGGGACACGGCAGACTAG
- a CDS encoding YgfZ/GcvT domain-containing protein, which produces MTATRLTARAVVRVSATDAGEDPRAFLQGLVTNDVRGALPVYAALLTPQGKTMFDFLVWADGDNGVLLDCESDAAEDLAKRLSLYRLRRKLDIAVDPALAVHWQAGQNGEGTPDPRLPAMGRRWLAAADVADDTADDAYRAHRLSLGVPEGRGEMGDTLWLETNAVELNGVAFDKGCYIGQENTARMNWRQKVNRRLVVVPLDASEEKRRKAAYPELGLAVDHLRVADVPAEHAPEWMRLHAGE; this is translated from the coding sequence ATGACCGCCACCCGATTGACCGCCCGCGCCGTGGTGCGCGTTTCCGCCACCGATGCAGGCGAGGATCCGCGTGCTTTCCTGCAGGGGCTGGTGACGAACGATGTGAGAGGCGCGCTGCCGGTCTATGCCGCGCTGCTGACACCGCAGGGCAAGACGATGTTCGATTTCCTGGTCTGGGCGGACGGCGACAACGGTGTGCTGCTGGACTGCGAATCGGATGCGGCGGAGGATCTGGCCAAGCGGCTCTCTCTCTACCGCCTGCGCCGCAAACTGGACATCGCGGTGGACCCGGCGCTGGCCGTGCACTGGCAGGCAGGCCAGAACGGCGAAGGCACGCCCGATCCGCGCCTGCCCGCCATGGGACGGCGCTGGCTGGCGGCAGCAGATGTGGCGGATGACACCGCCGACGATGCCTACCGCGCGCACCGCCTTTCGCTCGGCGTGCCGGAAGGGCGCGGCGAAATGGGTGACACGCTGTGGCTGGAAACCAATGCGGTAGAGCTGAACGGCGTCGCCTTCGACAAGGGATGTTATATCGGGCAGGAAAACACCGCGCGCATGAACTGGCGGCAGAAGGTCAACCGGCGGTTGGTGGTGGTCCCACTGGATGCGAGCGAGGAAAAGCGGCGCAAGGCGGCCTATCCCGAGCTCGGCCTGGCAGTCGACCACCTGCGCGTGGCAGACGTCCCTGCCGAACATGCACCCGAATGGATGCGGCTGCACGCCGGGGAATAG
- a CDS encoding TetR/AcrR family transcriptional regulator, with translation MSVKKRLTPEESRAQALAAARELLLEAGPQAVTLKAVSGRVGRTHANLLHHFGSAAGLQKALAGHLAKAVCETIGDAVRAARAGIGSPREVVDLTFDVFDKEGGGALASWMLASGNEDALDPIVETIHQLVDDLNPEETLPGTQPVLHENTLTLVLLALGDALMGERLAGSLGVRREVAREQAEAMLIAGFMKAGVEGVD, from the coding sequence ATGTCAGTAAAGAAACGCCTAACTCCCGAGGAAAGCCGCGCTCAGGCGCTGGCGGCCGCGCGGGAGCTGCTGCTGGAAGCCGGGCCGCAGGCTGTGACGCTGAAAGCGGTGTCGGGCCGGGTGGGGCGCACGCATGCGAACCTGCTCCATCACTTCGGCAGCGCGGCGGGGTTGCAGAAAGCGCTGGCAGGGCACCTGGCCAAGGCGGTGTGCGAGACGATCGGCGATGCCGTGCGGGCCGCACGCGCCGGGATAGGCTCCCCGCGCGAGGTGGTGGACCTGACCTTCGATGTCTTCGACAAGGAAGGCGGCGGCGCGCTCGCCAGCTGGATGCTGGCAAGCGGAAACGAGGACGCGCTCGATCCAATCGTGGAGACGATCCACCAGCTGGTCGATGACCTGAACCCGGAAGAGACGCTGCCCGGCACCCAGCCGGTGCTGCATGAAAACACGCTGACGCTGGTGCTGCTGGCACTAGGCGACGCGCTGATGGGCGAGCGGCTTGCCGGTTCGCTCGGCGTGCGGCGCGAAGTGGCGCGCGAACAGGCCGAAGCCATGCTAATCGCCGGCTTCATGAAGGCCGGTGTGGAGGGCGTGGACTAG
- a CDS encoding metal-dependent hydrolase — translation MNAPFPQPVKRGESRGKAAPTPADLTLNVRDRRFGRGSEQARWWLNGDPIATAWFNSLSACFPRGEGLFIDAVRHFREGTPPKLEAEIRAFIKQEVNHTREHVAFNRAATDAGYDTSRIEARVEHQIGLSKSRPPIAWLATTIALEHFTAMFAHEFLRHPRHFTNADVEQAELWKWHAAEEIEHKGVAYDTWLHATRDWSRFKRWSVKARVMAIVTFMFVRNRTVDALDLLEQDGITGLRARWRLWKYLLVKPGILRRMAGPWVSYFLPGFHPWQHDDRDLIAKYDSEFEAANL, via the coding sequence ATGAACGCCCCCTTCCCCCAACCTGTAAAGCGCGGCGAATCGCGCGGCAAGGCTGCGCCCACGCCAGCCGACCTGACGCTCAATGTGCGCGACCGCCGTTTCGGGCGGGGCAGCGAACAGGCGCGCTGGTGGCTGAACGGCGATCCCATCGCAACCGCTTGGTTCAACAGCCTGTCCGCTTGCTTCCCGCGCGGCGAGGGCCTGTTCATCGACGCCGTGCGCCATTTCCGCGAAGGCACGCCGCCCAAGCTGGAGGCTGAAATCCGCGCCTTCATCAAGCAGGAGGTGAACCACACGCGCGAACACGTTGCCTTCAACCGCGCCGCTACGGATGCAGGTTACGACACCAGCCGCATCGAAGCGCGCGTGGAGCACCAGATCGGCTTGTCAAAATCGCGCCCGCCCATCGCTTGGCTGGCCACGACCATCGCGCTGGAACATTTTACCGCCATGTTCGCGCATGAATTCCTGCGCCACCCGCGCCATTTCACCAATGCCGATGTCGAGCAGGCGGAGCTGTGGAAATGGCACGCCGCCGAAGAGATCGAGCACAAGGGCGTCGCATACGACACATGGCTGCACGCCACGCGTGACTGGAGCCGGTTCAAACGCTGGTCCGTCAAGGCGCGGGTCATGGCCATCGTCACCTTCATGTTTGTGCGCAACCGCACCGTCGATGCGCTGGACCTGCTGGAACAGGACGGCATCACCGGCCTGCGGGCGCGCTGGCGGCTGTGGAAATACCTGCTGGTAAAGCCCGGCATCCTGCGCCGCATGGCAGGGCCTTGGGTGTCCTATTTCCTGCCCGGCTTCCACCCGTGGCAGCATGACGACCGCGACCTGATCGCGAAATACGACAGCGAATTCGAAGCGGCGAACCTCTGA
- a CDS encoding TonB-dependent receptor — translation MNMRFLAACGVSLAVLAAIPASAKDEATHAKPRPDSPEPILTWHPTKQEIVVTASREGLETLENYTGGISVFTDEELEARAFTDLSSLSYSAPNVSLDPIGTFRGVSNFAIRGLGVNSSIPTVEPTVGVFVDGVYIGVNAGTVFDALDVERVEILRGPQGTSFGRNTTGGAVLVQTADPSTSWEGHARATLEGPVDGGRGRWAATGRAVLSGPISDTVSFRLGALHSSDPGYFRNSVDGQAFGEMRTTVLRGGLAFNTTDVSVVGKLEWTGSHGDGAATHNNGLFARDTFEIAVNQRGFYRSDSVLGTVKAEVELGEGTLTDTFGYRDYSLETRNDIDSTPVPIFESDTATAHRQWSNELTYRFSGDGWTGIAGIYLLDQEIGYDESRDLSFFGAAPQFGGGVQDHTSLGLFAQGTLYLTQGLAVQAGLRWSRETKRGEITYVRPRAACSSIDGTCPVTGTRVAGENNGFKDERTWEALSPSITLQYEPNSNALLYASWARGHRSGGYNPRITQPAQFEDVSARLGSFAFDQERVDTFELGGNWQPSRDFSVRGAIFRTYVDDLQRELSVPSLNAGGLAQSIYNTADARIDGLELEVTARPAIGLQLGAHLGLLDADYTEVRFDLTGDGVIDGADLALELPRAPKLSLGGSVGYETSVGDSDVLSFYASFQHRGRYAYTDNNWGWNDASNRLDASISYLLGGSEADVTLRIFGRNLLDEVQFGGDTQLPFGGGPFSNGVAAPFDPRPAAGTFSPLLDGRTIGVEVGVAF, via the coding sequence ATGAATATGCGTTTCCTGGCCGCTTGCGGCGTATCGCTGGCGGTGCTGGCCGCCATCCCGGCTTCGGCGAAGGATGAGGCAACGCATGCGAAGCCCCGTCCAGATTCGCCGGAACCAATCCTTACCTGGCACCCGACGAAGCAGGAAATCGTCGTAACGGCGTCGCGCGAAGGGCTGGAAACGCTGGAAAACTACACCGGCGGGATTTCGGTTTTCACCGATGAGGAACTGGAGGCGCGCGCCTTCACGGATCTCTCAAGCCTCAGCTATTCCGCGCCCAATGTCTCGCTCGATCCCATCGGCACCTTCCGCGGGGTGAGCAACTTCGCCATTCGCGGGCTCGGCGTGAACAGCTCCATCCCCACCGTGGAGCCGACCGTCGGCGTGTTCGTGGACGGGGTCTATATCGGCGTGAATGCCGGGACGGTGTTCGATGCGCTGGACGTTGAGCGGGTGGAAATCCTGCGCGGGCCGCAGGGCACGAGCTTTGGCCGCAACACCACGGGCGGCGCGGTATTGGTGCAGACTGCTGATCCGTCTACGAGCTGGGAAGGCCATGCCCGCGCCACGCTGGAAGGCCCCGTCGATGGCGGACGCGGACGCTGGGCAGCCACGGGCCGCGCTGTTCTGTCCGGACCCATCAGCGACACGGTAAGCTTCCGGCTTGGCGCGCTGCATTCCAGCGATCCGGGATACTTCCGCAACTCCGTGGACGGGCAGGCTTTTGGTGAGATGCGCACCACAGTGCTGCGCGGCGGGCTGGCTTTCAACACCACCGACGTATCGGTGGTCGGCAAGCTGGAATGGACCGGCAGCCACGGCGACGGTGCGGCGACGCATAACAATGGGCTGTTCGCGCGCGACACGTTCGAAATCGCCGTGAACCAGCGCGGCTTCTATCGCAGCGACAGCGTGCTGGGCACGGTGAAGGCCGAGGTAGAGCTGGGCGAGGGCACGCTCACCGATACGTTCGGCTATCGCGATTACAGCCTGGAAACGCGCAACGACATCGATTCCACGCCGGTCCCGATCTTCGAATCCGATACCGCCACCGCGCATCGCCAGTGGTCCAACGAGCTTACCTATCGGTTTAGCGGAGATGGCTGGACGGGCATCGCCGGCATCTACCTGCTGGACCAGGAGATCGGTTACGACGAATCGCGCGATCTCAGCTTCTTCGGCGCCGCGCCGCAATTCGGCGGGGGCGTGCAGGATCACACCTCCCTCGGCCTGTTCGCGCAGGGCACGTTATACCTGACGCAAGGGCTTGCCGTTCAGGCAGGCCTGCGCTGGTCGCGCGAGACGAAGCGCGGCGAGATAACCTATGTGCGCCCGCGTGCAGCCTGTTCCTCAATCGACGGGACCTGCCCCGTTACCGGTACGCGCGTCGCGGGTGAGAACAATGGCTTCAAGGACGAGCGGACGTGGGAGGCGCTGTCCCCCAGCATCACCCTGCAATACGAGCCGAACTCGAACGCGCTGCTCTACGCCAGTTGGGCGCGGGGCCACCGCAGCGGCGGATATAACCCGCGTATCACGCAGCCTGCGCAGTTCGAGGATGTCAGCGCCCGCCTCGGCTCCTTCGCTTTCGACCAGGAGCGGGTGGACACATTCGAGCTGGGCGGAAACTGGCAGCCATCGCGGGACTTCTCCGTGCGCGGCGCAATCTTCCGCACTTACGTTGACGATTTGCAGCGCGAACTCAGCGTGCCCAGCTTGAATGCGGGCGGGCTTGCGCAATCGATCTACAACACCGCCGATGCGCGGATCGACGGGCTGGAGCTGGAAGTGACGGCACGCCCGGCAATCGGCCTGCAACTGGGCGCGCATCTGGGCCTGCTGGATGCGGATTATACGGAAGTACGATTCGACCTGACGGGCGACGGCGTGATCGACGGTGCGGATTTGGCGCTGGAACTGCCGCGCGCGCCGAAGCTGAGCTTGGGCGGATCCGTAGGCTACGAAACCAGCGTCGGTGATAGCGACGTCCTGTCGTTCTACGCCAGCTTCCAGCACCGCGGCCGCTACGCCTATACGGACAACAATTGGGGCTGGAACGACGCGTCGAACCGGCTCGATGCCTCGATCAGCTATCTTCTCGGCGGCAGCGAAGCGGATGTGACGCTGCGCATCTTCGGGCGCAATTTGCTGGATGAGGTGCAATTCGGCGGGGACACGCAGCTGCCCTTCGGCGGCGGGCCGTTTTCCAACGGCGTGGCAGCGCCTTTCGACCCGCGCCCTGCAGCGGGGACATTCTCCCCGCTGCTGGATGGCCGCACGATCGGCGTGGAAGTGGGCGTGGCCTTCTAA
- the purC gene encoding phosphoribosylaminoimidazolesuccinocarboxamide synthase: MSRRRQIYEGKAKILYEGPEPGTLIQYFKDDATAFNAEKKGTINGKGVINNRVSEYVFTRLAHIGIPTHFIRRLNMREQLVRQAEIIPIEVVVRNVAAGSICKRLGLEEGEPLPHTLLEYYYKDDALGDPLIAEEHIACFGWASNEEMQDIAAMAIRVNDFLCGMFANANIRLIDFKLEFGRIYDGDFSRVILADEISPDGCRLWDMDTNEKLDKDRFRRDLGGEEEAYQEVARRLGVLQNDDGGPGEVLDLSAHRKLRASPPPKKK; this comes from the coding sequence ATGTCCCGTCGCCGCCAGATCTACGAAGGCAAGGCCAAGATCCTGTACGAGGGCCCCGAACCGGGCACGCTTATCCAGTATTTCAAGGACGATGCCACCGCCTTCAATGCGGAGAAGAAGGGCACGATCAACGGCAAGGGCGTGATCAACAACCGCGTGAGCGAGTATGTCTTCACCCGCCTCGCCCATATCGGCATCCCCACGCATTTCATCCGCCGCCTGAATATGCGCGAACAGCTGGTCCGGCAGGCGGAGATCATCCCGATCGAAGTCGTGGTGCGCAATGTCGCCGCTGGCTCCATCTGCAAGCGGCTGGGCCTGGAAGAAGGCGAGCCGCTGCCCCACACGCTGCTGGAATATTACTACAAGGACGATGCGCTGGGCGATCCGCTGATCGCGGAAGAACACATCGCCTGTTTCGGCTGGGCCAGTAACGAGGAGATGCAGGACATCGCCGCCATGGCGATCCGCGTGAACGATTTCCTGTGCGGCATGTTTGCCAATGCCAACATCCGCCTGATCGATTTCAAGCTGGAATTCGGCCGCATCTACGATGGCGATTTCAGCCGCGTGATCCTGGCCGACGAGATCAGCCCCGATGGCTGCCGCCTGTGGGACATGGACACGAACGAGAAGCTGGACAAGGACCGCTTCCGCCGTGACCTGGGCGGCGAGGAGGAGGCGTACCAGGAAGTCGCTCGTCGGCTCGGCGTGCTGCAGAACGACGATGGTGGCCCGGGCGAAGTGCTGGACCTGTCCGCCCATCGCAAGCTGCGCGCCAGCCCCCCGCCAAAGAAGAAGTAA